The genomic stretch ATTGAGTAATGACTTTATCTGTGCCCGCTAGCACTGACATCATTTCCACATATTTCATATACTAGAGTTTTTGTGCAATTCACACCAAAAATTCATGCTCAAATACTTCACAGAGACACTTCATACGGCAATAAATAGTAAGGATGTTTACAGAGCAAATAAACAGAAAGCTGCAAATAAGATGGATCCACTGACATAAGACACCAAATAATTTTTCCAACATATCTACATGGCACACATAGTCCTAATTTCAAATATGCATACATAAATAACAAATCAGGTCCTAGGAATACATATTTGGCTCATCGATACTGGTCTATTACTTATCACGGGGTAAATCAACATTTTTCCACTTCACAGTCATGATATATGTATAGATAAGAGAAACGAAGAAACAGTATTAAATTAATACTATGAAACTAGAGGAGACAACAGAAAACAAATATCCCCTAATGGTAACTAACAAGCAAGAACATAATGCAGTGAAATTGATACTGAAGGCATCGAACAGTCAATTGATCTCCACAAGTCGATGTGGAACTAATCATTGCAGGGGCGGCCAGTGTCCAGTTTGGACAAATCAGCCACTAATCAGAGGTCTCCGAATGTATTTTCTTAACTATCTTGTGTAATGGTCAATAAAATAGCAAAAACGCCACAGTTCCCTTCGCCCCCTTCTCTTCGAACCTCCAAAAAAATGGGCGATTTGTCAAAGCAACGCCTTGTACTGCGCAAAACTCCGAAAACCCACCTACTTTATGGCCAATTCTTGCTGGGAGATCCAGTTCACGAAGCAAACATACCGCGATTGGAGCCAAAAACCCTAAATACATGCCTAAACGGTAGGAGATCCATAACATCTACCAAACGTACGGGCCACACGAGCGCACTGTTTCGCGGTTACCTTGGAAggttcgatcttctggaagttcttgatgaCGGAGACAACGCGGTCGGCGACCTCGTCCTTGTCGAGGAACGACCCCTTCTCCACCTCCGTGGTCGAAGACAGGAGCCTGGCAACAGGGACGCTTCCCGCTGCAGTCGCCGGGCGCGCCACCGGCACGCGAAGGTGATTCAGGAGggctctcctcgccgccgccatcgccatttcctcTCCTCTCGGTTGGTACAGGCCTGCAGCGAGTGGGTAGGAGAAGGGCAACGTAGGCAACCTGCGGTGGTCCGGGCTGATACAATGCGTGATCAATCGAAAACGTCTGGGCCCATCCCGACTAAACCCGGCCTTACAAAGTCGCTCGTGGGCTCGATGTGATATTATCCACTTCATCATTCATAGAACACCTAAGAAACAACAGAAGAAGTATTCTACTCCCTCC from Lolium rigidum isolate FL_2022 chromosome 4, APGP_CSIRO_Lrig_0.1, whole genome shotgun sequence encodes the following:
- the LOC124650595 gene encoding acyl carrier protein 2, mitochondrial-like codes for the protein MAMAAARRALLNHLRVPVARPATAAGSVPVARLLSSTTEVEKGSFLDKDEVADRVVSVIKNFQKIEPSKVTPNAHFQKDLGLDSLDTVEIVMAFEEEFCLEIPDNEAEKIDSIKTAVDFIASHPQAK